The stretch of DNA AGTTCGGCCTCGACAAGGCCGATCCGGGGAAGTACGCGCACACCCTCAAGCCACGCCCGTGGAGCGTCGTGGTGGAAGGGCAGTGCGCCAAGCCCGGTACCTACAACATCGAAGACATCATGAAGTACGCGCCGCTCGAAGAGCGCATCTATCGCCTGCGCTGCGTCGAGGCGTGGTCGATGGTGGTGCCGTGGGTGGGCTATCCGCTGAGTGAGTTCCTCAAGCGCTTCGAGCCCACGTCGAAGGCGAAGTACGTCGAGTTCAAGACGCTGGTTGACACGCGACAGATGCCCGGGCAGACCGAGCCGGCCCTGAACTGGCCCTACGTCGAGGGCCTGCGCATGGACGAGGCGATGCACCCGCTGACGTTGCTGGGGCTCGGCCTCTACGGCGAAGTGCTGCCGAACCAGAACGGCGCCCCCATTCGCCTGGTGGTGCCGTGGAAGTACGGCTTCAAGAGCATCAAGTCGATCGTCCGCGTGCGCTTCGTCGAGAGCGAGCCGGTCAACACGTGGAAGCAGCAGCAGTCGTCCGAGTACGGCTTCTTCGCCAACGTCAACCCGCAGGTGGATCACCCGCGCTGGACGCAGGGTAGCGAGCGGCGCCTCGGCGAGTTCTTCCGCCGCAAGACGCTGATGTTCAACGGCTACGGCGACCAGGTAGCGTCCCTCTATTCGGGGATGGACCTCCGCAAATTCTATTGATCCTCCCTGTAGGGCGCCCCTTTATGGGGCGCCGTGATCCCGCGTGACTCAAACACAATGGCGACGGCGGGTCTTCAAGCCCGTCGTCTATCTGGCCTGCCTGGCGCCGCTCTCGCTGCTGCTCTACGATTTCTATCGCGACGAGCTGGGCGCCAACCCGGTTGAGACCATCACCAACACCACCGGCATCTGGACCCTGCGGTTCATCGTGATCACCATCGCGATCACGCCGCTGCGATGGGCCACCGGCGTCAATCAACTGATCCACTACCGCCGCGCGCTCGGGTTGTTCGCGTTCTTCTACGGGTCGTTGCACTTCCTCACGTATTTCATCCTTGACCATCAACTGCAGTTCGAAGGCCTCTGGGACGATGTGGTGAAGCGGCCGTACATCACGGCGGGGTTTACGGCGTTCGTGTTGATGATCCCGCTGGCGATCACCTCCACCACGGGCTGGATCCGGCGGATGGGCGGGAAGCGGTGGAACCTGCTGCACCGGCTGGTCTACATCACCGCGCTCGCGGCCGTGTTGCACTACTTCTGGAAGGTGAAGCTGGACGCCACCTACCCCATCTACTACGGCATCGGCGTCGCGAGTCTGCTGGGAATCCGGCTATGGCGTAACTATGGCCCCAAGCCGGCATCCTAGATGTTGTAGTCGTAGGGCACCCCTTTACGGGGTGCCGGTGCCGAGGCCGGCCTTGACAGAACACGACCGTTTCAGGGATAACACTCAAGTCATGAAGAACGCGTGGGCATGCTCGTGTTGTTGCGTCGGGGGTTCCTCCGACGCCTGTCGCGCTGTGTCCACATAAGCCCTGGTCTTTCCTGAAGCCAGACGGCTTCAAAGTTCTCAGCCGATTCGAGG from Vicinamibacterales bacterium encodes:
- the msrP gene encoding protein-methionine-sulfoxide reductase catalytic subunit MsrP, whose protein sequence is MLIKKAADLRESDVTPKETYLRRREFLAVAGSTAVAVATNGLGPVFTGPPTAAAQNPAAQKLANLKHSPFSTDEKLNSYKDITTYNNFYEFGLDKADPGKYAHTLKPRPWSVVVEGQCAKPGTYNIEDIMKYAPLEERIYRLRCVEAWSMVVPWVGYPLSEFLKRFEPTSKAKYVEFKTLVDTRQMPGQTEPALNWPYVEGLRMDEAMHPLTLLGLGLYGEVLPNQNGAPIRLVVPWKYGFKSIKSIVRVRFVESEPVNTWKQQQSSEYGFFANVNPQVDHPRWTQGSERRLGEFFRRKTLMFNGYGDQVASLYSGMDLRKFY
- a CDS encoding protein-methionine-sulfoxide reductase heme-binding subunit MsrQ → MTQTQWRRRVFKPVVYLACLAPLSLLLYDFYRDELGANPVETITNTTGIWTLRFIVITIAITPLRWATGVNQLIHYRRALGLFAFFYGSLHFLTYFILDHQLQFEGLWDDVVKRPYITAGFTAFVLMIPLAITSTTGWIRRMGGKRWNLLHRLVYITALAAVLHYFWKVKLDATYPIYYGIGVASLLGIRLWRNYGPKPAS